A window of Pseudomonas monteilii contains these coding sequences:
- a CDS encoding peptide ABC transporter substrate-binding protein (DppABCDF is involved in the transport of dipeptides; also binds heme and mediates chemotaxis to dipeptides): MHLRPLAGCLLGLTLLIHASTSQARTLVFCSEGSPAGFDTAQHTTATDNDAAQPIYNRLVEFERGGTAVEPALARRWEVSPDGLRYTFHLRDDVHWHTTPYFTPSRPFDADDVLFTFERMRDRQHPFRQAYPTEFPYFVSMGLDRNIARVEKTGPHTVVFTLAQVDAAFLQNLAMSFASILSAEYADQLLRTGRPSDLNHKPIGTGPFVFQRYQKDAQVRYVANPRYWKAGQGNVDKLVFSINVDPAVRLQKLKRNECQVTLNPRPADLPSLEQAPGVTVMTAPGFNLGFLAYNTQRAPFDQVQVRQALDMAVNKQAIIDAVFQEAGQVAVNAMPPTQWSYDASLQDAPYDPDRAKVLLEQAGITPDREFTLWAMPVQRPYNPNARLMAEMLQADWAKVGLKVRIVSYEWGEYVKRLKNGEHDIALIGWTGDNGDPDNWLGTLFGCAAVGGNNYARWCDAEYDALITQARSVTERTQRTPLYQQAQRLLKQHVPITPIAHSTVHQPLSTRVKGFKVSPFGRNDFFAVDLE; encoded by the coding sequence ATGCACCTTCGCCCCCTCGCAGGCTGCCTGCTCGGCCTGACCCTGCTGATCCATGCGTCGACCAGCCAGGCTCGCACGCTGGTGTTCTGTTCCGAAGGCAGCCCTGCCGGTTTCGACACCGCGCAGCACACGACGGCCACCGACAATGACGCGGCCCAACCGATCTACAACCGCCTGGTGGAGTTCGAGCGCGGCGGCACTGCGGTCGAGCCCGCGCTGGCCCGACGCTGGGAGGTGTCGCCCGACGGCCTGCGCTACACCTTCCACCTGCGCGACGACGTGCACTGGCACACGACGCCCTACTTCACGCCCAGCCGACCGTTCGACGCCGACGACGTGCTGTTCACCTTCGAGCGCATGCGGGACAGACAGCACCCCTTCCGCCAGGCCTACCCCACGGAATTTCCGTATTTCGTCAGCATGGGCCTGGACCGCAACATCGCCCGCGTCGAGAAGACCGGCCCGCACACGGTGGTGTTCACTCTGGCCCAAGTCGATGCGGCCTTCCTGCAGAACCTGGCCATGAGCTTCGCCTCGATCCTGTCGGCCGAATACGCCGACCAGTTGCTGCGCACGGGCCGCCCCAGCGACCTCAACCACAAGCCGATCGGCACGGGGCCATTCGTCTTCCAGCGCTACCAGAAGGATGCGCAGGTTCGCTACGTGGCCAACCCCCGCTACTGGAAAGCCGGGCAAGGCAATGTCGACAAGCTGGTGTTCTCGATCAACGTCGACCCGGCGGTGCGGCTGCAGAAACTCAAGCGCAACGAGTGCCAGGTCACGCTCAACCCACGCCCGGCGGACCTACCGTCGCTCGAGCAGGCCCCAGGGGTGACGGTGATGACGGCGCCAGGCTTCAACCTCGGTTTTCTGGCCTACAACACCCAGCGTGCGCCGTTCGACCAGGTGCAGGTACGCCAGGCCCTGGACATGGCCGTCAACAAGCAGGCGATCATCGACGCCGTGTTCCAGGAGGCAGGCCAGGTGGCGGTCAATGCCATGCCGCCGACCCAGTGGTCCTACGACGCCAGCCTCCAGGATGCACCCTACGACCCGGACCGGGCCAAGGTGCTGCTCGAACAGGCCGGGATCACACCGGACCGCGAATTCACCCTGTGGGCCATGCCCGTGCAGCGCCCCTACAACCCCAACGCCCGGCTGATGGCCGAAATGCTCCAGGCCGACTGGGCCAAGGTCGGGCTCAAAGTACGCATCGTCAGCTACGAATGGGGCGAGTACGTCAAACGGCTGAAGAACGGCGAGCACGACATCGCGCTGATCGGCTGGACGGGTGACAACGGCGATCCGGACAACTGGCTGGGCACGCTCTTCGGCTGCGCGGCCGTCGGCGGCAACAACTATGCCCGCTGGTGCGATGCCGAGTACGACGCGCTGATCACCCAGGCGCGCAGCGTCACCGAGCGGACGCAACGCACGCCGCTCTACCAGCAGGCCCAACGGCTGCTCAAGCAGCACGTGCCGATCACGCCCATCGCCCATTCCACGGTTCATCAACCCCTCAGTACCCGGGTCAAGGGGTTCAAGGTCAGCCCGTTCGGGCGCAACGATTTCTTCGCCGTCGACCTCGAGTAA
- a CDS encoding malate transporter has translation MLALLIQILNITAPVFAMLFMGVLLKRLRVIDDGFSQVASGLVFNVCMPALLFLGIYHADLSAAVKPGVLVYFTGITLAGFLICWLVAIWRCPLIDRGIYVQGAFRGNNGVIGLALAASLYGDYGISLGAVLAGLVIVLYNTLSVIVLAVYSPLLKSDPWSICKGIFKNPLILSVLVAVPMAYGQVGLPNWLLTSGDYLAQMTLPLALICIGGTLSLPALRASGRLAVDVSLLKMVGLPLIGTLGAWLCGFRGAELGILFLYIGSPTAAASYVMARASGGNHELAASIIVITTLLAAVTTNIGLFILQWGGWI, from the coding sequence ATGCTTGCCCTGCTCATCCAGATACTGAACATCACGGCGCCCGTGTTCGCCATGCTGTTCATGGGCGTGCTGCTCAAGCGCCTGCGCGTGATCGACGACGGTTTCAGCCAGGTTGCATCCGGCCTGGTGTTCAACGTCTGCATGCCAGCGCTGCTGTTTCTCGGCATCTACCACGCCGACCTGTCGGCGGCAGTGAAGCCCGGGGTCCTGGTCTACTTCACCGGGATCACCCTGGCCGGCTTTCTGATCTGCTGGCTGGTCGCGATCTGGCGCTGCCCGCTGATCGATCGCGGCATCTACGTCCAGGGCGCCTTCCGCGGCAACAACGGCGTCATCGGCCTGGCCCTGGCCGCCAGCCTGTACGGCGACTACGGGATCTCGCTCGGCGCCGTGCTGGCCGGGCTGGTCATCGTGCTCTACAACACGCTGTCGGTGATCGTGCTGGCGGTCTACAGCCCTCTGCTGAAGTCAGACCCCTGGAGCATCTGCAAGGGGATCTTCAAGAACCCGTTGATTCTCTCGGTGCTGGTCGCGGTGCCCATGGCCTACGGCCAGGTCGGCCTGCCCAACTGGCTGCTGACCAGCGGCGACTACCTGGCCCAGATGACCTTGCCCCTGGCGCTGATCTGCATCGGCGGTACCCTGTCCCTGCCCGCGCTGCGTGCCAGTGGTCGCCTGGCCGTCGACGTCAGTCTGCTGAAGATGGTCGGCCTGCCACTGATCGGCACCCTGGGGGCCTGGCTGTGCGGATTCCGCGGGGCCGAGCTGGGCATCCTGTTTCTCTACATCGGCAGCCCGACGGCGGCGGCCAGCTACGTCATGGCGCGCGCGTCCGGGGGCAACCATGAGCTGGCGGCCTCGATCATCGTGATCACCACCCTGCTGGCGGCCGTGACCACCAACATCGGCCTGTTCATCCTCCAGTGGGGCGGGTGGATCTAG
- a CDS encoding peptide ABC transporter substrate-binding protein (DppABCDF is involved in the transport of dipeptides; also binds heme and mediates chemotaxis to dipeptides) — protein MLKHAVIPLLVGASLLAGASSVQAATNLVFCSEGSPAGFDPGQYTTGTDFDASAEPLFNRLTHFERGGTAVIPGLATRWEVSDDGLVYTFHLREGVKFHTTDYFTPTRDFDADDVLFTFNRMLDKQHPFRKAYPTEFPYFTDMGMDKNIAKLEKLDAHTVRFTLAQVDAAFIQNLAMSFASIQSAEYAQRLLDEGRPADINQKPIGTGPFVFSRYQKDSTIRYKGNTQYWKPEDVKLDNLIFAITTDASVRMQKLKKGECQVTLFPRPADIEPLKADKSLQMPHQAGFNLGYIAYNVMDKVKGSNEPNPLAKLEVRQALDMAVDKQKIIESVYQGAGQSAVNAMPPTQWSYDDSIKGTPYDPEKAKALLKEAGIKEGTEITLWAMPVQRPYNPNARLMAEMLQSDWAKIGIKAKIVSYEWGEYIKRSKGGEQGAMLIGWSGDNGDPDNWLGTLYGCDAINGNNFSKWCYKPYDDLIKQAKATSDQAKRVELYQKAQHILKEQVPITPIAHSTVYQPMSAKVEGFKISPFSLNSFYGVGIRK, from the coding sequence ATGCTCAAACACGCCGTCATCCCGCTTCTGGTCGGCGCCAGCCTGCTCGCTGGTGCTTCCTCGGTGCAGGCTGCTACCAACCTGGTGTTCTGCTCCGAGGGCAGCCCTGCCGGGTTCGACCCCGGGCAATACACCACCGGAACCGACTTCGATGCCTCGGCCGAGCCCCTGTTCAACCGCCTGACCCATTTCGAGCGCGGCGGCACCGCCGTGATTCCGGGCCTGGCGACCCGCTGGGAGGTCTCGGACGATGGCCTGGTGTACACCTTCCACCTGCGCGAAGGCGTGAAGTTCCACACCACCGACTACTTCACCCCGACCCGTGACTTCGACGCCGACGACGTGCTGTTCACCTTCAACCGCATGCTCGACAAGCAGCATCCGTTCCGCAAGGCCTACCCCACCGAGTTCCCCTACTTCACCGACATGGGGATGGACAAGAACATCGCCAAGCTCGAGAAGCTCGATGCCCATACGGTCCGCTTCACCCTCGCCCAGGTCGATGCCGCCTTCATCCAGAACCTGGCCATGAGCTTCGCCTCGATCCAGTCCGCCGAATACGCGCAACGCCTGCTCGACGAAGGCCGGCCGGCCGACATCAACCAGAAGCCGATCGGCACCGGCCCGTTCGTGTTCAGCCGTTACCAGAAGGATTCGACCATCCGCTACAAGGGCAACACGCAGTACTGGAAGCCCGAGGACGTGAAGCTGGACAACCTGATCTTCGCCATCACCACCGATGCCTCGGTGCGCATGCAGAAGCTGAAGAAGGGCGAGTGCCAGGTCACTTTGTTCCCGCGGCCTGCCGACATCGAGCCGCTCAAGGCCGACAAGAGCCTGCAGATGCCGCACCAGGCAGGCTTCAACCTGGGCTACATCGCCTACAACGTGATGGACAAGGTCAAGGGCAGCAACGAACCCAATCCCCTGGCCAAGCTGGAAGTCCGCCAGGCGCTGGACATGGCCGTGGACAAGCAGAAGATCATCGAGTCGGTCTACCAGGGTGCCGGCCAGTCGGCGGTCAATGCCATGCCACCGACCCAGTGGTCCTATGACGACAGCATCAAGGGGACGCCGTACGACCCCGAGAAAGCCAAGGCCCTGCTCAAGGAGGCCGGCATCAAGGAAGGGACCGAAATCACCCTGTGGGCCATGCCGGTGCAGCGCCCGTACAACCCCAATGCCAGACTGATGGCCGAAATGCTTCAGTCCGACTGGGCCAAGATCGGGATCAAGGCCAAGATCGTCAGTTACGAATGGGGTGAGTACATCAAGCGCTCCAAGGGCGGAGAACAAGGCGCCATGCTGATCGGCTGGAGCGGCGACAACGGTGACCCGGACAACTGGTTGGGTACCCTGTACGGCTGCGATGCGATCAACGGCAACAACTTCTCGAAGTGGTGCTACAAGCCCTACGACGACCTGATCAAGCAAGCCAAGGCTACCTCCGACCAGGCCAAGCGTGTCGAGCTGTACCAGAAAGCCCAGCACATCCTCAAAGAACAGGTACCGATCACGCCGATCGCCCACTCCACGGTGTATCAGCCCATGAGCGCCAAGGTAGAGGGCTTCAAGATCAGCCCCTTCAGCCTCAACTCCTTCTACGGGGTCGGCATCCGCAAGTGA
- a CDS encoding histidine kinase produces the protein MLAAAHPLSANRQNLWRLTLIRILVLAAQAGSVAVAYWTELMPLPWLSLSITLALSSLLCAFTALRLRLSLPVTELEYALQLACDLLIHSVLLYYSGGSTNPFVSYYLVPLAIAAVTLPWIYSLVLSGIALVAYSLLLVQFYPLEHLPLARDTMQVYGMWLSIALAAAVITLFAARMAEELRRQEQLRSERREDSLRDEQLLAVATQAAGAAHELGTPLATMSVLLNEMRQDHTDPQLLEDLGVLQDQVKLCKETLQHLVRAAEANRRMAVDEQSVTDWMRESLDRWHLMRPETSYRFHRLREGEAPRLTPPPDLTQALLNLLNNAADACPDNLDVSLDWDAHDIVITIRDHGPGVPPAIAEAIGKPFITTKGKGFGLGLFLSKASVTRAGGSVKLYSHEQGGTLTELRLPYGTRGER, from the coding sequence ATGCTCGCCGCTGCACACCCGTTGTCCGCCAATCGTCAGAACCTCTGGCGTCTGACCCTCATCCGCATCCTGGTGCTGGCGGCCCAGGCCGGTTCGGTGGCCGTGGCCTACTGGACCGAGCTGATGCCACTGCCGTGGCTGTCGCTGAGCATCACCCTGGCGCTGTCGTCGCTGCTGTGCGCCTTCACCGCTCTGCGCCTGCGCCTGTCGTTGCCGGTCACCGAGCTGGAGTACGCCCTGCAGCTGGCCTGCGACCTGCTGATCCACAGCGTGCTGCTGTACTACTCGGGCGGTTCGACCAACCCGTTCGTGTCCTACTACCTGGTGCCGCTGGCCATCGCCGCGGTGACCTTGCCGTGGATCTATTCGCTGGTGCTCTCGGGCATCGCGCTGGTGGCCTACAGCCTGCTGCTGGTGCAGTTCTATCCGCTCGAGCACCTGCCGCTGGCCCGCGACACCATGCAGGTCTACGGGATGTGGCTGAGCATCGCCCTGGCCGCCGCGGTGATCACGCTGTTCGCCGCGCGCATGGCCGAGGAGCTGCGCCGCCAGGAGCAATTGCGCAGCGAGCGTCGCGAGGACAGCCTGCGCGACGAGCAGTTGCTGGCCGTGGCCACCCAGGCCGCCGGTGCGGCCCACGAACTGGGCACGCCCCTGGCGACCATGAGCGTGCTGCTCAACGAGATGCGCCAGGACCACACCGACCCGCAGCTGCTCGAAGACCTCGGTGTGCTGCAGGACCAGGTCAAGCTGTGCAAGGAGACCCTGCAGCACCTGGTACGGGCCGCCGAGGCCAACCGCCGCATGGCCGTCGACGAGCAGTCGGTGACCGACTGGATGCGCGAGTCGCTCGATCGCTGGCACCTGATGCGTCCGGAAACCAGTTACCGCTTCCATCGCCTGCGCGAGGGCGAAGCGCCGCGCCTGACGCCGCCGCCCGACCTGACCCAGGCGCTGCTGAACCTGTTGAACAATGCCGCCGATGCCTGCCCGGACAACCTGGACGTGAGCCTGGACTGGGATGCGCACGACATCGTCATCACCATCCGTGACCACGGCCCCGGCGTGCCGCCGGCGATTGCCGAAGCCATCGGCAAGCCGTTCATCACCACCAAGGGCAAGGGTTTCGGCCTGGGCCTGTTCCTGAGCAAGGCCAGCGTGACGCGTGCGGGCGGCTCGGTGAAACTCTATAGTCATGAGCAGGGTGGCACCCTGACCGAATTGCGTCTGCCGTACGGCACCCGAGGAGAACGTTGA
- a CDS encoding peptide ABC transporter substrate-binding protein (DppABCDF is involved in the transport of dipeptides; also binds heme and mediates chemotaxis to dipeptides) — MNACMRRIVLATVALGMAGSLAAKPLVVCTEASPEGFDMVQYTTAVTADAVAETLFDRLVRFAPGTTEIEPALAERWDISPDGLTYTFHLRRGVAFHRTDYFSPTRELEADDVLWSFRRQLDPAHPWHDKTSVGYPYFESMALRDLIRSVEKTDAHTVVFTLNRPDAPFLRNLAMAFASIYSAEYADQLLAAGQTQALNSKPIGTGPFIFQRYNKDAQVRYKPNPAYFRGKPPADALIFAITPDNNVRLQKLRANECQIALHPKPDDVPAIKADPLLKVAENDALVTGYIALNTQHRYLNDVRVRRALNLAFDRQRHVAQLFGQGNAQVAVNPYPASMLGYNTDNRSPAYDPAAARALLAQAGVPEGTTFTLFTRNGGGPTNPNPRLSAEMLQADLAKVGLKLDIRVMEWAEMLRRAKRGEADLVATGWASDNGDPDNFLSPLLSCDAAASGENYARWCDSRFQALISRARQVSNEQERATLYSQALAVYDAQQPWLAVAHPRVFVAMRANVQGYQVNPLTSNNFATTLVE, encoded by the coding sequence ATGAATGCATGCATGCGCCGGATCGTTCTGGCGACCGTAGCCCTGGGCATGGCCGGCAGCCTGGCCGCCAAGCCCTTGGTGGTCTGCACCGAGGCCAGCCCGGAAGGGTTCGACATGGTCCAGTACACGACGGCGGTCACTGCCGACGCCGTGGCGGAGACACTCTTCGATCGTCTGGTCAGGTTCGCGCCCGGCACCACCGAGATCGAGCCCGCACTCGCCGAGCGCTGGGACATCAGCCCCGATGGGCTCACCTATACGTTCCATCTGCGCCGTGGCGTGGCCTTCCACCGGACCGACTACTTCAGCCCGACCCGCGAACTCGAGGCCGACGATGTGCTGTGGAGTTTCAGGCGCCAGCTCGACCCCGCTCATCCCTGGCATGACAAGACCAGCGTCGGCTATCCCTATTTCGAAAGCATGGCGCTGCGTGACCTGATCCGCTCGGTGGAGAAGACCGATGCCCATACGGTGGTGTTCACCCTGAACCGGCCCGATGCGCCCTTCCTGCGCAACCTGGCCATGGCCTTCGCCTCGATCTACTCGGCCGAATACGCCGACCAGCTGCTGGCCGCTGGTCAGACCCAGGCGCTCAATAGCAAGCCGATCGGCACCGGGCCGTTCATCTTCCAGCGCTACAACAAGGACGCCCAGGTCCGCTACAAGCCCAACCCCGCGTACTTCCGGGGCAAGCCACCGGCCGACGCGCTGATCTTCGCCATCACCCCGGACAACAACGTGCGCCTGCAAAAGCTGCGTGCCAACGAATGCCAGATCGCGCTGCACCCCAAGCCGGACGACGTCCCGGCGATCAAGGCCGACCCCTTGCTCAAGGTCGCCGAGAACGACGCGCTGGTCACCGGCTACATCGCCCTCAACACCCAGCATCGCTACCTGAACGACGTGCGCGTACGCCGCGCGTTGAACCTGGCCTTCGACCGCCAACGCCACGTCGCGCAACTGTTCGGCCAGGGCAACGCCCAGGTGGCGGTCAACCCCTACCCCGCCAGCATGCTGGGCTACAACACCGACAACCGCAGCCCGGCCTACGATCCGGCCGCCGCCCGGGCCCTGCTCGCACAGGCTGGGGTGCCGGAAGGTACGACCTTCACGCTGTTCACCCGCAACGGCGGTGGTCCGACCAACCCCAATCCCCGGTTGTCCGCCGAAATGCTCCAGGCCGATCTGGCCAAAGTCGGGTTGAAGCTCGACATCCGGGTGATGGAGTGGGCCGAGATGCTGCGTCGTGCCAAGCGCGGCGAGGCCGACCTGGTGGCCACGGGCTGGGCCAGCGACAACGGGGATCCGGACAATTTCCTCAGCCCGCTGCTCAGCTGCGACGCGGCCGCGTCCGGGGAGAACTACGCACGCTGGTGCGACAGCCGATTCCAGGCGCTGATCAGCCGCGCGCGTCAGGTAAGCAACGAACAGGAGCGGGCGACACTCTATAGCCAGGCCCTGGCGGTGTACGATGCGCAACAGCCGTGGCTGGCGGTGGCGCACCCCCGGGTATTCGTCGCCATGCGCGCCAACGTGCAGGGCTATCAGGTCAACCCGCTGACCAGCAACAACTTCGCCACTACCCTGGTGGAGTAG
- a CDS encoding peptide ABC transporter permease (transports peptides consisting of two or three amino acids): MLSFIARRIGLLIPTFFGITLLTFALIRLIPGDPVEVMMGERRVDPQMHAEAMQRLGLDKPLPVQYLDYIGKLAHGDLGESLRTRESVWSEFTTLFPATLELALAALLFAAVVGILAGVIAALKRGSLLDHGVMGISLAGYSMPIFWWGLILIMFFSVSLGWTPVSGRIDLLYDIEPKTGLMLIDTLLSDEEGAFKDAVMHLILPAIVLGTIPLAVIARMTRSSMLEVLREDYIRTARAKGLSPARVVFIHGLRNALIPVLTVLGLQVGALLAGAVLTETIFSWPGIGKWLIEAIGARDYPVVQNGILLIACLVILVNFVVDILYGLANPRIRHQR; the protein is encoded by the coding sequence ATGTTGAGTTTTATTGCCCGACGCATCGGGCTGCTGATTCCGACCTTCTTCGGCATCACGCTGCTGACCTTCGCCCTCATACGGCTGATTCCGGGCGACCCGGTGGAAGTGATGATGGGCGAGCGCCGGGTCGACCCGCAGATGCATGCCGAAGCCATGCAGCGCCTGGGCCTGGACAAGCCCCTGCCCGTCCAGTACCTGGACTACATCGGCAAGCTGGCCCACGGCGACCTGGGTGAGTCGCTGCGTACCCGCGAGAGCGTCTGGAGCGAGTTCACCACGCTGTTCCCGGCCACCCTGGAGCTGGCCCTGGCGGCCCTGCTGTTCGCGGCCGTGGTGGGGATCCTGGCCGGGGTGATCGCCGCGCTCAAGCGCGGTTCGCTGCTCGACCACGGGGTGATGGGCATCTCGCTGGCCGGGTACTCCATGCCGATCTTCTGGTGGGGCCTGATCCTGATCATGTTCTTCTCGGTCAGCCTGGGCTGGACCCCAGTGTCCGGGCGCATCGACCTGCTCTACGACATCGAGCCCAAGACCGGGCTGATGCTGATCGACACCCTGCTCAGCGACGAGGAAGGCGCGTTCAAGGACGCCGTGATGCACCTAATCCTGCCGGCGATCGTGCTGGGCACCATCCCCTTGGCGGTCATCGCCCGCATGACCCGCTCGTCGATGCTCGAGGTGCTGCGCGAGGACTACATCCGTACCGCACGCGCCAAGGGCCTGTCGCCCGCGCGCGTGGTGTTCATCCACGGCCTGCGCAACGCGCTGATTCCAGTGCTGACGGTGCTCGGCCTGCAAGTCGGCGCCTTGCTCGCCGGGGCCGTGCTGACCGAGACGATCTTCTCCTGGCCGGGTATCGGCAAGTGGCTGATCGAGGCCATCGGCGCACGTGACTACCCCGTGGTACAGAACGGCATTCTGCTCATCGCCTGCCTGGTGATCCTGGTCAACTTCGTGGTGGACATCCTCTACGGGCTGGCCAACCCCCGCATCCGTCATCAGCGCTGA
- a CDS encoding porin → MRHSLPVVATLCLGVCLGQAQANDSAVFPLERKADSAQAGAEGFFEGQHLSGTTRNWYAREHSTRGALWRYTAGDGSRRETHSRTNWVQGTVLDYGSGFTQGTVGIAVEAALYNAVALERGRAKVTGPNNRTLTHRDGEVVDQWSKAGLANVKARISNTTLTAGRQAIDTPVLATIGNRALPSSFQGVSLNSSEFEQLSFELGTFDRVSPRTEQGLRGFRSEYAAIGVETDRVSLFGVNYRPTAALSTSLFAAKVEDFWNQYYFDASHALTDGDDWSLVTTLKYYKTVDEGRRVLGPIDNDTYSLDFSLAYQAHTFGLAWQQVLGDEYFDYLNETNGIYLANSLFSDYNGPNEKSLQFSYVLDLAPYGVPGLKLNAYTARGWGIDGTHYKGTGYDVRGMDGEHHTEWSVGATYAVQSGALKNTTVRATYTAHRASRGQADGSLDEFRLVTTVPFDIL, encoded by the coding sequence ATGAGACATTCCCTACCCGTCGTGGCGACGCTTTGCCTGGGCGTCTGCCTCGGCCAGGCCCAGGCGAACGACAGCGCCGTCTTCCCCCTCGAGCGCAAGGCCGACAGCGCGCAAGCGGGCGCCGAAGGCTTTTTCGAGGGCCAGCACCTGTCCGGCACCACACGCAACTGGTACGCCCGTGAGCATTCGACGCGCGGTGCGCTATGGCGCTACACGGCAGGCGATGGCAGCCGCCGGGAGACCCACTCGCGCACCAACTGGGTCCAGGGCACCGTGCTGGACTACGGCTCGGGCTTCACGCAGGGCACCGTCGGGATCGCGGTCGAGGCGGCGCTGTACAACGCCGTGGCGCTGGAGCGCGGACGCGCCAAGGTCACCGGCCCCAACAACCGCACGCTGACGCACCGCGACGGCGAGGTAGTGGACCAATGGAGCAAGGCGGGTCTTGCCAACGTCAAGGCACGGATTTCCAACACCACGCTGACTGCCGGGCGACAGGCGATCGACACGCCGGTGCTGGCCACGATCGGCAACCGTGCCCTGCCGTCGAGCTTCCAGGGGGTCAGCCTCAACAGCAGCGAGTTCGAGCAGTTGTCCTTCGAGCTGGGCACCTTCGACCGGGTCTCGCCGCGTACCGAGCAAGGCCTGCGCGGTTTCCGCAGCGAATACGCCGCGATCGGCGTCGAAACCGATCGGGTCAGCCTGTTTGGCGTCAACTACCGCCCCACTGCCGCGCTGAGCACCAGCCTGTTCGCCGCCAAGGTCGAGGACTTCTGGAACCAGTACTACTTCGACGCCAGCCATGCGCTCACCGATGGCGACGACTGGAGTCTGGTCACCACCTTGAAGTATTACAAGACGGTCGACGAAGGGCGCCGCGTCCTGGGGCCGATCGACAATGACACCTACAGCCTGGACTTCTCGCTGGCCTACCAGGCGCATACCTTCGGCCTGGCCTGGCAGCAGGTGCTGGGCGACGAATACTTCGACTACCTGAACGAAACCAACGGCATCTACCTGGCCAACTCGCTGTTCTCCGACTACAACGGGCCGAACGAGAAGTCGCTGCAGTTCTCCTATGTCCTGGACCTGGCTCCGTACGGCGTGCCCGGGCTCAAGCTCAATGCCTATACCGCACGCGGCTGGGGCATCGACGGCACGCATTACAAGGGCACCGGCTACGATGTCAGGGGCATGGACGGCGAGCACCACACCGAGTGGAGCGTGGGCGCTACCTATGCCGTGCAATCGGGCGCACTGAAGAACACCACGGTGCGTGCCACCTACACCGCCCACCGCGCCAGCCGAGGCCAGGCCGATGGCAGCCTCGACGAGTTCCGTCTGGTCACGACGGTGCCGTTCGACATCCTGTGA
- a CDS encoding two-component system response regulator, producing the protein MSEENQVEVEELPHLLLVDDDATFTRVMARAMSRRGFRVSTAGSAEEGLALAKKDLPEYATLDLKMEGDSGLVLLPKLLELDPEMRVLILTGYSSIATAVEAIKRGACNYLCKPADADDVLAALLSTHADLDSLVPENPMSVDRLQWEHIQRVLTEHDGNISATARALGMHRRTLQRKLQKRPVRR; encoded by the coding sequence ATGAGCGAAGAAAACCAGGTGGAAGTCGAAGAGCTGCCGCACCTGCTGCTGGTGGATGACGATGCCACCTTCACCCGCGTCATGGCCCGCGCCATGAGCCGCCGAGGCTTCCGTGTCAGTACGGCCGGCTCGGCCGAAGAAGGTCTGGCGCTGGCCAAGAAGGACCTGCCCGAATACGCCACGCTCGACCTGAAGATGGAAGGCGATTCGGGCTTGGTGTTGCTGCCCAAGCTGCTGGAACTGGACCCGGAGATGCGTGTGCTGATCCTGACCGGCTATTCGAGCATCGCCACGGCGGTCGAGGCGATCAAGCGCGGCGCCTGCAACTACCTGTGCAAGCCGGCCGATGCCGACGACGTGCTGGCGGCGCTGCTGTCCACCCACGCCGACCTGGACTCGCTGGTGCCGGAAAACCCGATGTCGGTCGACCGCTTGCAGTGGGAGCACATCCAGCGCGTGCTGACCGAGCACGATGGCAACATTTCGGCCACGGCGCGTGCCCTGGGCATGCACCGTCGTACCCTCCAGCGCAAGTTGCAGAAGCGACCGGTACGGCGCTGA